The following nucleotide sequence is from Mesorhizobium sp. J8.
CGCCCCAGTAGTCGTCGTTGCGCACGAAGGAGGCGCCGACCTTGGGCGTGTACTTCTCGATCTTGAACGGACCGGTGCCGTCGAAGCTCTTTTCATAGTCGCCCTTGTAGCTCGCCGGGATGATGACGGCGTTGTAGTTGTCTGACGACAGCATGTAGGGGAAGTTGCCGTTCGGCGCATCGAGATGGAATTCGACGGTGTAGTCGTCGACCTTCTTCGAAGCGCCCTTCTTCAGGATGCCGTTGAACACCGACAGCGCGTTGGACGAGTTGGCCGGATCGGCCAGCCGGTCGATGCTCGCCACCACGTCCTCGGCCTTCATCTCGCCGCCGGAGTGGAACTTCACGCCCTTGCGCAGCTTGAAGGTCCATACCGAGCCATCGGTGTTCGGCTTCCAGCTTTCCGCCAGGGCGGGTTTCAGCACCAGATCCGGACCGTCGACACAGAGGAATTCGGCCACCTGCTGCATGACGAGCAGGCCACCGGCGTCGGCTATGGTGACCGGATCGATCGCCGCGGCCGGCACGCTGCTGCCGACGCGGATGGTGGCGCCGGGCGCGCCGGCGCGCGCCAGCGAGGGCGCCGCGCCGAACCCGGCCGCCATGCCGATGCGGCCGAGCAGCGGCAGCGACAGGCCGAGCAGGCTGCCGTGGCGCACGAACTCGCGGCGGCTGATGCGGCCGTCAATCAGGCCGTCGATGAGGTGGTTTTCGAGTGGCGTGCGGCCGCGCCGCAGCAGATCGAGAATGCGGTAGTTCTTGCGCATGGGTCCAGGCCCTTTCCCCAGTTGTTGTGGTTGGCGAGTGCATTTACGAGTGCCGTGGAGTTCTCCGGTCCAGGCACTCGGTATCGGTCGATGTACAGTAGCATGCGGTTCCGACCGGTCCATCCGCTCGTTGAGACGGAAAAGTCAGATTTTCTTGATGAATTGTCTGTCGGCCAGGCGACTTATGGCCGCCTTTTTCCAGATAAGTCCTGCTAGCTTTTCGACATCCTCCTAATTCAACGGCAGTCTGCGGTAGGTCCCGGGCTTTTCCGGGTCGTGATATTTGTTGCAGGGTCCGTTTTCGACGAAATCGCGATGGCAGGCGGCAAGCCGCTCCTGCGACAGCGTGACCCCGAGGCCGTGGCCTTCGGGCACGGGCACAACATTGTTCCTCGGCGAAAACGGACCTTCCTCGATGATATCGTTCGGCTGCATGCGGAACAGCGACTGGTTGGGCTCCCGGATCCAGCCGAGCGCGGCGCACAGATGCAGGTAACAGGCGCTGCCGATGCCGGTGTCGCCGCTGTAGCACCAGTAATCGATGCCGGCATGCTCGCAGGCGCCGACGAAGCGCAGCATGCGGTTGATGCCGCCATGTGCCGTCGGGTTGCCGACGAAGGCGTCCGGCACCTTCAGCTCCATGGCGCGCGCGATGTCGATATTGTGGGTCGAGAACGGGATCGAGGTGTGGCGGCGTAGTTCGCGCATCTCCTCGACGGTCGCCACCGGGTCTTCCCAGTTGCGCACGCCGAGCTCTTCCAGCGGCCTCGCCAATTGCCTCGCGGTGGCGAGCGAATAGGCTTGGTTGGAATCGATGCGGATCATTGCGCCGTCGCCGAGCCTTTTTCGGATCAGCTCGACCATTTTCATCGAGACCTTCGGATCATGCGTCGAGAACTTGCCTTCGAAGAAGGTCGTGCCGTGCCGCTCGTTGAGTTCGACACAATAGTCGGCGACGTCTTCCGGCGTCTTCTCGCCTTTCACCCTGGCCCCATCGCCGCGCAGCGAGAAATAATCGGTGAAGGGGATGTCCTTGCGCACCGCGCCGCCGAGCAACTGATAGAGCGGCTGCTTCCAGGCCTTGCCGCGCAGGTCCCACAGCGCCATCTCGATGGCGCCGAACGCCATGATGCGGGTGCGGTCGTTGATCGACTGCACGCCGCTCCAGAAGGGCAGGCAGACTTCCTCCGCGCCGGCGATGTCGAAGGCGTCGCGGCCAATGAGTCTCGGCGCCAGCACGTCGTTGATGATGGCGGCTGCGCCCGGCGTCGGCGCCTCACCGATGCCGACGAGCCCGTCCTCGGTCTCGACCTCGACGATCGTCGGCGAGAAGCCGTCGAGCTCGCCGAAGACCCAGACATAAGGCGCTTCCAGCCTGTAGTTGATCGGGGTTGCCTTGACGCGCCTGATCTTCATATCAGCCGATCTCGAAGAAGGGTTCGCCGAGCAGGCTGGGATCCACCTCGATGCCGAGGCCCGGGCCGTCGGGGATGCCCATATGACTGCCGGTCACCGGCGGTGCGTTCCTGGCCGTGCGCACCGTCACCCATTCGTGGAAAGCGATGGCGTGCAGCCGGCGCTCCGCCGGCGTCGACAGCGACAGATGCGCCATGGCGGCGGTGTCGATCTCGGCACCGCCCGTATCCTCGACCGTGATCATGAAGCCGAGATCGACGGCGGCGTCTCGGATCAGCCGGGTCTGCGTCACGCCGCCCAGCCGCGAGATCTTCAGCGTCAATCCGTCGGCGGCACCTCGGCGGTGGATTTCCAGCATCTCGCCGAGCGACGTGACAGATTCGTCCAGCACCATCGGCTTGTCGAGCATGCGGCGCACCGACATGTTCTCATCCAGTGTCGTGCAGGGCTGTTCGAACGTGTAGTCGATGCCGCGCGTGGCGTCGGCGAACTGCCGCGCCTGATAGGGCGTCCAGCCGGCGTTGGCGTCGCAGAAGATCACCGTGCCCTTCGGCACGGCGGCAGCTACCGTCATCACCCGCTCGATGTCGTCATGCACATTGCCGCCGACCTTGACCTGCAGGCGCCGACAGCCTTCGGAAATGATCCGCTTGGCCAAAGCCGCCATCTGATCAAGCGTGCCGTGGGTGACGACCCGGTAGGTCTCCGCCATGTCGCTC
It contains:
- a CDS encoding mandelate racemase/muconate lactonizing enzyme family protein, with the protein product MKIRRVKATPINYRLEAPYVWVFGELDGFSPTIVEVETEDGLVGIGEAPTPGAAAIINDVLAPRLIGRDAFDIAGAEEVCLPFWSGVQSINDRTRIMAFGAIEMALWDLRGKAWKQPLYQLLGGAVRKDIPFTDYFSLRGDGARVKGEKTPEDVADYCVELNERHGTTFFEGKFSTHDPKVSMKMVELIRKRLGDGAMIRIDSNQAYSLATARQLARPLEELGVRNWEDPVATVEEMRELRRHTSIPFSTHNIDIARAMELKVPDAFVGNPTAHGGINRMLRFVGACEHAGIDYWCYSGDTGIGSACYLHLCAALGWIREPNQSLFRMQPNDIIEEGPFSPRNNVVPVPEGHGLGVTLSQERLAACHRDFVENGPCNKYHDPEKPGTYRRLPLN
- a CDS encoding mandelate racemase/muconate lactonizing enzyme family protein, which produces MKIKSIKAYHVVQPFVDGPYRMSKGRVADCFDAVIVAITSDSGVTGWGEMAPLGNFYSAAFPAGARAGVPEIAPHLIGQDPRGFAGIGRLMDTVFKGHPYIKSALDMACWDLAARAADVPLVTMLGGRESDMAETYRVVTHGTLDQMAALAKRIISEGCRRLQVKVGGNVHDDIERVMTVAAAVPKGTVIFCDANAGWTPYQARQFADATRGIDYTFEQPCTTLDENMSVRRMLDKPMVLDESVTSLGEMLEIHRRGAADGLTLKISRLGGVTQTRLIRDAAVDLGFMITVEDTGGAEIDTAAMAHLSLSTPAERRLHAIAFHEWVTVRTARNAPPVTGSHMGIPDGPGLGIEVDPSLLGEPFFEIG